From a region of the Actinopolymorpha singaporensis genome:
- the serC gene encoding phosphoserine transaminase, translated as MADALDPARITIPSDRLPGDGRFGSGPSKVRPEALATLAGPAASLLGTSHRQAPVRKLVRRVREGIAALFELPDGYEVVLGNGGSTAFWDIAAHNLVRDRAQHLSFGEFSAKFASVTDGAPFLGKPTVVRAEPGTLASPTAEAGIDAYAWPHNETSTGVMAPVRRVPGADDDALVLVDATSGAGGLPVDITEADVYYFAPQKCFASDGGLWLAVMSPRALARVDEIAASGRYVPTFLDLPTAIDNSRKDQTYNTPAIATLVLLAEQLDWLLGLGGLAGAVDRTTDSSSRLYTWAEKSEYATPFVTDPNARSLVVGTIDFDDAVDASAVAKALRANGVVDVEPYRKLGRNQLRVAMFPAVEPADVEALTGCVDYVVEQLRAG; from the coding sequence GTGGCTGACGCCCTCGATCCCGCACGCATCACCATCCCGTCCGACCGGCTGCCCGGCGACGGCCGGTTCGGCTCCGGCCCGTCGAAGGTCCGCCCCGAGGCGCTGGCCACCCTCGCCGGCCCGGCCGCCTCGCTGCTCGGCACCTCCCACCGGCAGGCACCGGTCCGCAAGCTCGTCCGGCGCGTACGCGAGGGGATCGCCGCGCTGTTCGAGCTCCCCGACGGCTACGAGGTCGTTCTGGGCAACGGCGGCAGCACGGCGTTCTGGGACATCGCGGCGCACAACCTCGTCCGCGACCGGGCGCAGCACCTGTCGTTCGGTGAGTTCTCCGCGAAGTTCGCGTCGGTGACCGACGGGGCGCCGTTCCTGGGCAAGCCCACCGTCGTCCGTGCGGAGCCGGGCACGCTCGCCTCGCCGACCGCCGAGGCCGGGATCGACGCGTACGCCTGGCCGCACAACGAGACCTCCACAGGAGTGATGGCACCAGTGCGCCGGGTGCCCGGCGCCGATGACGACGCGCTGGTCCTCGTCGACGCCACCTCCGGCGCGGGCGGCCTGCCGGTCGACATCACCGAGGCCGACGTCTACTACTTCGCCCCGCAGAAGTGCTTCGCCTCCGACGGAGGGCTGTGGCTCGCGGTGATGTCGCCGCGGGCGTTGGCCCGGGTGGACGAGATCGCCGCGTCCGGCCGCTACGTGCCGACGTTCCTCGACCTGCCGACCGCGATCGACAACTCGCGCAAGGACCAGACGTACAACACCCCGGCGATCGCCACCCTCGTCCTGCTCGCCGAGCAGCTGGACTGGCTGCTGGGCCTCGGCGGGCTCGCCGGTGCGGTCGACCGTACGACCGACTCCTCCAGCCGGCTCTACACCTGGGCGGAGAAGTCGGAGTACGCCACGCCGTTCGTGACCGACCCGAACGCCCGATCGCTCGTCGTCGGCACCATCGACTTCGACGACGCGGTGGACGCCTCGGCAGTGGCGAAAGCGCTCCGGGCGAACGGCGTCGTGGACGTCGAGCCGTACCGCAAGCTCGGCCGCAACCAGCTGCGGGTGGCGATGTTCCCCGCGGTCGAGCCGGCCGACGTGGAGGCCCTGACCGGCTGCGTCGACTACGTGGTGGAGCAACTCCGCGCCGGCTGA
- a CDS encoding YesL family protein: protein MQILTRPLEALFTMVVAGLLWVLTAVPLVTLGPGTAGLAAVMMEWGEDGPPSVWSTFWGGFRSHLRQSLGLGFGAAVAGALLTIDLLYGLRATDAPLRAVVMVAAIIGILAVGGTLVFLFPVMVTYPAPWRRVLRNSALFAAAHPLTTLLSLFLLLLAALLVITVPAAVPAIAGFVTWVISRLVRRVFRRFAARQEAVARKSERTGPPVAAG from the coding sequence ATGCAGATCCTCACCAGACCCCTCGAGGCCCTGTTCACCATGGTGGTCGCGGGGTTGCTGTGGGTGCTCACCGCCGTTCCGCTGGTGACCCTCGGTCCGGGCACGGCCGGTCTCGCCGCAGTGATGATGGAATGGGGCGAGGACGGGCCCCCGTCGGTCTGGTCGACGTTCTGGGGCGGTTTCCGGAGCCACCTGCGGCAGAGCCTGGGCCTGGGGTTCGGCGCCGCCGTCGCCGGAGCGTTGCTGACGATCGATCTGCTGTACGGCCTGCGGGCCACCGACGCACCACTGCGGGCCGTGGTCATGGTCGCCGCGATCATCGGGATCCTCGCCGTCGGCGGGACCCTGGTCTTCCTGTTCCCGGTGATGGTCACCTACCCAGCGCCGTGGCGCCGGGTGCTGCGCAACAGCGCGCTGTTCGCGGCGGCACACCCGTTGACGACCTTGCTCAGCCTGTTCCTGTTGCTGCTCGCGGCGTTGCTGGTGATCACCGTGCCCGCGGCGGTACCGGCGATCGCCGGGTTCGTCACCTGGGTGATCAGCCGGCTGGTCCGCCGGGTGTTCCGCCGCTTCGCGGCTCGTCAGGAGGCGGTCGCCCGCAAGTCCGAACGCACCGGGCCGCCAGTGGCGGCGGGCTAG
- a CDS encoding helix-turn-helix transcriptional regulator → MTAEPRSAEPRSAEPRRAELAAFLRSRRDRLRPEDVGLPPGGRRRTPGLRREEVAQLAGVGVTWYTWLEQGRRINASPSVLDAIARSLRLHPDETRHLFALSGATPPERPIPPTPVDPVIQRVLDALEPYPANVVTPRYDLVAANRSARALMGDWRVLPGHRRNVLWLLFTEPAWRTMMVDWESEAAHSLALFRGASADHVGEPAWTGLVHELTEVSPDFAAMWSDHAVASPGSRVKLFRHPGVGLLRLETTSLWLRERPDARMVVYTAADADAEEALRRMRELPASTEWSGAARRD, encoded by the coding sequence GTGACTGCCGAGCCCCGAAGCGCCGAACCCCGAAGCGCCGAACCCCGGCGTGCCGAGCTCGCGGCGTTTCTGCGCTCGCGCCGGGATCGGCTGCGGCCGGAGGACGTCGGCCTGCCGCCAGGCGGCCGCCGCCGCACCCCCGGCCTGCGCCGGGAGGAGGTCGCCCAGCTCGCCGGGGTCGGAGTTACCTGGTACACCTGGCTGGAGCAGGGCCGCCGGATCAACGCCTCGCCGTCCGTCCTCGACGCGATCGCGCGCAGCCTGCGCCTCCATCCCGACGAGACCCGGCACCTGTTCGCGTTGTCCGGCGCCACACCGCCCGAGCGGCCGATCCCGCCCACTCCGGTCGACCCGGTGATCCAGCGAGTCCTCGACGCCCTCGAGCCCTACCCGGCCAACGTCGTGACGCCGCGCTATGACCTGGTGGCCGCCAACCGGTCCGCGCGGGCGCTGATGGGCGACTGGCGCGTCCTGCCCGGCCACCGCCGCAACGTCTTGTGGTTGCTGTTCACCGAGCCGGCGTGGCGGACGATGATGGTCGACTGGGAGTCGGAGGCCGCGCACTCGCTGGCGTTGTTCCGCGGTGCGAGCGCGGACCACGTGGGCGAGCCGGCGTGGACCGGCCTCGTACACGAGCTCACCGAGGTCTCACCGGACTTCGCGGCGATGTGGAGCGACCACGCCGTGGCCAGCCCGGGCAGCCGCGTCAAGCTGTTCCGGCATCCCGGGGTCGGTCTGCTCCGCCTGGAGACCACCAGCCTGTGGCTGCGCGAACGCCCCGACGCGCGGATGGTCGTCTACACCGCGGCCGACGCCGATGCCGAGGAGGCCCTGCGGCGGATGCGGGAGCTGCCGGCGTCCACCGAGTGGTCGGGGGCGGCCCGCCGTGACTAG
- a CDS encoding MFS transporter — translation MTTTTFPSPAGRAARVADRFALPVLLLGSFLATANFFVVNVALPTIGRSLHANAAALQLVVAAYSVSYAAALVAGGRLGDRFGRRRMFVTGLVGFAAAGLACGLAGNAWTLTAARLVQGAAAGIFVPQVLSTIQAGYAGAARQRALAGFGATLGIACVMGQLYGGAAVTLDVAHLTWRLVFLPFAPVALLVAVLAVRLVPDTSGRPLPLDLRGAALLTITLVLLLVPLSVGAGAGRPTWAWVALAAAPVAAYGFWRDQLSRERAGGAPLLPPSLVRLAAFRRGLAVVAVFFVGLGGFLLTTGISLQEGLGMSPLGAGFALAPYALGFLVASLTVPRLVGRYAGRVIVAGAVVLAVGLAAAAVQASVGYDGLTAGALLPAFTVIGFGQGLVMMPVFGVVLARVPTDRAGVASGVLTTTQQATIAIGVAALGTVFFRVASTGSASGAATGATGADWRAATVAVLAAEAALALLTGMIATRLLRSGD, via the coding sequence GTGACTACCACCACCTTCCCCTCTCCGGCGGGTCGGGCTGCCCGGGTGGCCGACCGGTTCGCGCTGCCGGTCCTCCTGCTCGGTTCGTTCCTCGCCACCGCCAACTTCTTCGTCGTCAACGTCGCCTTGCCCACGATCGGCAGGTCCCTGCACGCCAACGCCGCCGCGCTGCAGCTGGTCGTCGCGGCGTACTCGGTGTCGTACGCGGCTGCGCTGGTCGCCGGCGGCCGGCTCGGTGACCGCTTCGGCCGGCGGCGGATGTTCGTCACCGGGCTGGTCGGGTTCGCCGCCGCCGGTCTCGCCTGCGGCCTGGCCGGCAACGCCTGGACCCTCACCGCCGCCCGGCTGGTCCAGGGGGCGGCGGCGGGGATCTTCGTACCGCAGGTGCTCAGCACGATCCAGGCCGGTTACGCCGGAGCGGCGCGTCAACGGGCGCTTGCGGGGTTCGGCGCCACGCTCGGAATCGCCTGTGTGATGGGGCAGTTGTACGGCGGCGCGGCGGTCACCCTCGACGTCGCGCACCTGACGTGGCGACTGGTCTTCCTGCCGTTCGCGCCGGTCGCGTTGCTGGTCGCCGTGCTGGCGGTCCGCCTCGTTCCCGACACCAGCGGCCGGCCGCTCCCCCTGGACCTGCGCGGCGCGGCACTCCTTACGATCACCCTCGTTCTTCTGCTCGTGCCGCTGAGCGTCGGCGCGGGCGCGGGCCGGCCCACGTGGGCGTGGGTGGCCCTGGCCGCCGCACCGGTCGCGGCGTACGGGTTCTGGCGCGACCAGCTGAGCCGCGAACGCGCGGGCGGTGCGCCGCTGCTTCCGCCGTCGCTGGTCCGGCTGGCGGCGTTCCGGCGCGGGCTGGCCGTCGTCGCGGTGTTCTTCGTCGGCCTGGGCGGGTTCCTGCTGACGACCGGCATCTCGTTGCAGGAAGGACTGGGCATGAGCCCGCTGGGTGCCGGGTTCGCGCTCGCGCCGTACGCGCTCGGCTTCCTCGTCGCCTCGCTGACCGTGCCGCGGCTGGTCGGCCGGTACGCCGGCCGAGTGATCGTCGCCGGCGCGGTCGTCCTCGCGGTGGGCCTGGCCGCCGCTGCCGTCCAGGCGAGTGTGGGCTACGACGGGCTGACGGCCGGTGCCCTGCTCCCGGCGTTCACGGTGATCGGTTTCGGTCAGGGGCTGGTGATGATGCCGGTGTTCGGCGTGGTGCTGGCCAGGGTCCCCACCGACCGGGCGGGCGTCGCGAGCGGCGTGCTGACCACCACTCAGCAGGCGACGATCGCGATCGGCGTCGCCGCGCTCGGAACGGTGTTCTTCCGGGTCGCGTCGACCGGCTCGGCCAGCGGAGCCGCGACCGGAGCCACCGGCGCCGACTGGCGGGCCGCCACCGTCGCGGTGCTCGCCGCCGAGGCCGCCCTGGCCCTGCTGACCGGAATGATCGCCACCCGCCTCCTCCGCTCCGGCGACTGA
- a CDS encoding DMT family transporter yields the protein MTQTRNSPTGTDQHAPPAQLAVGIAITFVIGVLLACQSRVNGQLGSELHDGIVAATWSFGSGLAVLVIVAALVPGMRSGLRSVVAALRAGRARSGERDGRGAATASPWALRPWQVLGGVCGAYLVVTQSATVGLVGVAVFTVAVVAGQAGSSLVVDRLGLGPGGRQPVTTRRMVGAVLALGAVVLTVSHQLGTPSTAALAILPALAGVGTAWQQAVNGRVARAAAGPPSDAGVPDGAGIPGDRNASPRSGSKPTGTNGNGLLAALVAALTNFGVGTAALLVAAAVDVGLRGMPAAWPSNPLLYIGGLFGIAFISLAAYVVKITGVLLLGLTSVAGQLVGALVLDAALPTSSAHLTVTTVIGTLLTLVAVGIAAVPARRRPTATSG from the coding sequence GTGACCCAGACGCGCAACTCGCCCACCGGAACCGACCAGCACGCCCCGCCCGCCCAGCTCGCCGTGGGCATCGCGATCACGTTCGTGATCGGTGTGCTGCTCGCCTGCCAGTCGCGGGTGAACGGCCAGCTCGGCTCCGAACTCCACGACGGGATCGTGGCCGCCACCTGGTCGTTCGGCTCCGGACTCGCCGTCCTGGTGATCGTCGCCGCACTGGTCCCCGGCATGCGGTCCGGGCTGCGTTCGGTGGTGGCCGCCCTGCGCGCCGGGCGGGCCCGGAGTGGGGAGCGGGACGGGCGGGGCGCCGCGACCGCGTCGCCGTGGGCACTGCGGCCCTGGCAGGTGCTCGGCGGCGTCTGCGGCGCGTACCTCGTGGTCACCCAGTCCGCGACCGTCGGCCTGGTCGGCGTGGCCGTCTTCACCGTGGCGGTGGTCGCCGGGCAGGCCGGCAGCAGCCTGGTCGTCGACCGGCTCGGGCTGGGCCCGGGCGGTCGCCAGCCGGTGACGACCCGGCGGATGGTCGGCGCCGTCCTGGCGCTCGGCGCGGTCGTCCTCACCGTCTCCCACCAGTTGGGTACGCCGTCGACCGCGGCACTGGCGATCCTGCCCGCGCTGGCCGGGGTGGGCACCGCGTGGCAGCAGGCGGTGAACGGCCGGGTGGCGCGGGCCGCCGCCGGACCGCCGTCCGACGCGGGAGTCCCGGACGGCGCCGGGATCCCGGGCGACCGGAACGCGAGCCCCCGATCCGGCTCCAAGCCCACGGGCACCAACGGCAACGGCCTTCTCGCCGCGCTGGTGGCCGCGCTGACCAACTTCGGTGTCGGTACGGCCGCGCTCCTGGTCGCCGCCGCGGTCGACGTCGGGCTGCGCGGGATGCCGGCCGCCTGGCCCTCCAACCCGCTGCTGTACATCGGCGGGTTGTTCGGGATCGCGTTCATCAGCCTGGCGGCGTACGTCGTGAAGATCACCGGCGTACTCCTGCTCGGCCTGACCTCGGTGGCAGGGCAGCTCGTCGGCGCGCTGGTCCTGGACGCGGCGCTGCCCACGAGCTCGGCGCACCTGACCGTCACCACGGTCATCGGGACGCTGCTCACCCTGGTGGCGGTGGGCATCGCCGCCGTGCCGGCCCGGCGGCGACCTACCGCCACCTCCGGCTGA
- a CDS encoding TIGR03086 family metal-binding protein, which translates to MRIQPLMARAARSAITVVRGVRPGQLGSPTPCTEYDVRALLNHLILWTGHVSELSARKRTVADLPDPAIMAPDHDFLHGDWAKAYDAQLDRAVAAWGEPGAEGGTTRMGGDTELPADFVAQMLFGELVLHGWDLARATGQRLDCPDDVARAAYDATARSADQAREMGLFGAAVEVPDTASELDKVLALSGRDPRWTP; encoded by the coding sequence ATGAGGATCCAGCCGCTGATGGCTCGGGCCGCCCGGTCCGCGATCACCGTCGTCCGCGGCGTACGACCCGGACAGCTCGGGTCGCCGACACCGTGCACGGAGTACGACGTACGGGCACTGCTCAACCACCTGATCCTGTGGACCGGCCACGTCAGTGAACTCAGCGCCCGCAAGCGAACCGTCGCCGATCTGCCCGACCCGGCGATCATGGCGCCGGACCACGACTTCCTGCACGGCGACTGGGCGAAGGCCTACGACGCCCAGCTGGATCGGGCGGTCGCCGCCTGGGGTGAACCGGGCGCGGAGGGCGGGACCACACGGATGGGCGGCGACACCGAGCTCCCGGCCGACTTCGTGGCGCAGATGCTGTTCGGCGAACTCGTCCTGCACGGCTGGGACCTGGCCAGGGCGACCGGACAGCGCCTGGACTGCCCGGACGACGTGGCGCGGGCCGCGTACGACGCGACGGCCCGGTCGGCGGACCAGGCGCGCGAGATGGGCCTGTTCGGCGCGGCCGTGGAGGTGCCGGACACCGCGAGCGAACTGGACAAGGTGCTGGCGCTCAGCGGCCGTGATCCCCGCTGGACGCCGTGA
- a CDS encoding helix-turn-helix domain-containing protein codes for MKGSAPVQGLHSTRGILHAREGLRRFELRRRLPSPAVAGLVSHYWIVCWDLRGQPPHTQRVLSYPCVNLVFQADRSRVAGVLRTPHPQRLAGAGRVLGVMFRPGGFRPLLGRSVATITDRFLPLAEVFGVEGDEAAAAVAAAPDDDGMVAAAEEFLARHVARIREGDASTLPVAERVAELVDVVAADPSILRVDQLATRVGLGIRALQRLCAEYAGVGPKWVIRRYRLHEAVQRAAEDHDPDWVRLAADLGYSDQAHLVRDFTAATGQSPTRYARATRLGS; via the coding sequence GTGAAGGGATCCGCACCGGTGCAGGGGTTGCACAGCACGCGCGGGATCCTGCACGCCCGGGAGGGTCTGCGGCGGTTCGAGCTGCGCCGGCGGCTGCCCTCACCCGCGGTGGCCGGGCTGGTGTCGCACTACTGGATCGTGTGCTGGGACCTGCGCGGGCAGCCGCCGCACACCCAGCGCGTCCTCTCGTACCCCTGTGTCAACCTCGTCTTCCAGGCCGACCGCAGCCGGGTCGCCGGGGTGCTGCGCACCCCTCATCCGCAGCGGCTCGCCGGTGCCGGTCGGGTGCTCGGCGTGATGTTCCGGCCGGGTGGGTTCCGGCCGCTGCTGGGCCGTTCGGTGGCGACGATCACCGACCGGTTCCTGCCGCTCGCCGAGGTCTTCGGCGTCGAGGGAGACGAGGCGGCCGCCGCTGTGGCGGCCGCACCGGACGACGACGGCATGGTCGCGGCGGCGGAGGAGTTCCTCGCCCGGCATGTCGCCCGCATCCGCGAGGGGGACGCCTCGACGCTGCCGGTCGCCGAGCGGGTGGCCGAGCTGGTCGACGTGGTGGCCGCCGATCCGTCGATCCTGCGGGTCGACCAGCTCGCCACCCGGGTCGGGCTCGGCATCCGGGCGCTGCAGCGCCTGTGTGCGGAGTACGCCGGAGTGGGACCGAAGTGGGTCATTCGGCGCTACCGTCTGCACGAGGCCGTCCAGCGCGCGGCCGAGGACCACGACCCGGACTGGGTACGCCTCGCCGCCGACCTCGGCTACAGCGACCAGGCGCACCTGGTCCGCGACTTCACCGCGGCCACCGGGCAGTCGCCGACGCGTTACGCCCGTGCGACCCGGCTCGGGAGCTGA
- the map gene encoding type I methionyl aminopeptidase, translating to MVELKTANEIAAMRAAGRVVAQALAACAEAAAPGVPLRDLDEVARGVLAAAGARSSFLDYHPHFAPTPFPAVLITSVNDVIVHGIPDDYRLVDGDLLSIDFGAELDGFHGDAATSLVVGTAADPADEKLIATTRAALDAGIAAATAGNRIGDISHAIGRIGRDAGYGIPADFGGHGIGRQMHEPPSVPNEGRPGRGFPLRPGLVIAIEPMFISGGHDGYHAARDGWALCTDDRSRAAHVEHSVAITEDGPVVLTLP from the coding sequence ATGGTCGAACTCAAGACCGCGAACGAGATCGCCGCGATGCGGGCAGCCGGCCGGGTCGTCGCGCAGGCGCTGGCCGCCTGCGCGGAGGCCGCCGCACCCGGCGTTCCTCTCCGCGACCTCGACGAGGTGGCCCGAGGCGTGCTCGCGGCCGCCGGCGCGCGGTCGTCGTTCCTCGACTACCACCCGCACTTCGCGCCCACGCCCTTCCCCGCCGTCCTGATCACGTCGGTGAACGACGTGATCGTGCACGGGATCCCGGACGACTACCGCCTCGTGGACGGCGACCTGCTGAGCATCGACTTCGGCGCCGAGCTCGACGGCTTCCACGGTGACGCGGCCACCAGCCTGGTGGTGGGGACGGCGGCCGATCCCGCGGACGAGAAGCTGATCGCGACCACCCGGGCCGCCCTGGACGCCGGCATCGCCGCCGCGACGGCGGGCAACCGGATCGGCGACATCTCCCACGCCATCGGGCGGATCGGCCGGGACGCCGGGTACGGCATTCCCGCCGACTTCGGCGGGCACGGAATCGGCCGGCAGATGCACGAGCCGCCGTCGGTGCCCAACGAGGGCCGGCCCGGACGCGGCTTCCCGCTGCGGCCGGGACTGGTGATCGCGATCGAGCCGATGTTCATCTCCGGTGGCCACGACGGCTACCACGCCGCGCGGGACGGCTGGGCGCTGTGCACCGACGACCGCAGCCGGGCCGCGCACGTGGAGCACAGCGTGGCGATCACCGAGGACGGCCCGGTGGTGCTCACCCTTCCCTGA
- a CDS encoding molybdopterin-dependent oxidoreductase codes for MGMTDSGPGGPGPGSGNGSGIGSEPRPGFRAWAAGAGVVAAGAGLAIAQLAAGLIAEPRSAPVVAVGAGFIDVIPASVREFGIRTLGTADKPVLVTGIVVLVVALGALAGLAGGWRRPLGWVVFGVLGLVGALAAASRPDAGAAAVVPSVLAALTAGGVLAWALRAVERPQPAGQTTGGTTAQTAAAQGRRDLLLRGGLVVAASLAAAGAGSLLLRRRGAVADARASFPVPRPPTTAVPPGADLHIRDLTPWRTPNDVFYRIDTALSVPVVDPATWRLRIHGLVDHPLDLTVADLRSRRIVHRWVTLTCVSNEVGGDLAGNALWTGVLLSDLLREARVRPGADAVKSTSADGWTCGTPLSALTDGRPAMLAFGMNGAPLPLEHGFPVRMVVPGLYGYVSATKWVVDIEVTRFDRFQAYWTTRGWSERGPIKTASRIDVPASGANVPAGAVTVAGVAWAQHRGISRVEVRAGGGPWQVARLAGQPTRDSWRQWTWTWQAPTGTHRVQVRAFDGTGQVQAAAVAPPAPNGASGYHTIEVTVG; via the coding sequence ATGGGGATGACGGACTCCGGGCCTGGCGGTCCTGGTCCCGGTTCGGGAAACGGTTCGGGAATCGGTTCGGAGCCGCGACCGGGTTTTCGTGCGTGGGCGGCGGGTGCCGGTGTCGTCGCGGCCGGCGCGGGGCTGGCCATCGCCCAACTCGCTGCCGGGCTGATCGCCGAGCCCCGGTCCGCGCCGGTCGTGGCGGTCGGTGCGGGGTTCATCGACGTCATCCCGGCGTCCGTACGTGAGTTCGGCATCCGGACTCTCGGCACCGCCGACAAGCCCGTGCTGGTCACCGGCATCGTGGTGCTCGTCGTGGCGCTCGGCGCGCTCGCCGGCCTGGCCGGCGGTTGGCGACGCCCGCTCGGCTGGGTGGTCTTCGGCGTGCTCGGCCTGGTCGGGGCGCTGGCCGCGGCCAGCCGCCCGGACGCGGGAGCGGCCGCGGTCGTTCCGTCGGTGCTCGCCGCACTCACGGCCGGCGGCGTCCTCGCCTGGGCGTTGCGTGCCGTCGAACGGCCGCAGCCGGCAGGGCAGACCACAGGGGGGACAACGGCGCAGACGGCAGCGGCGCAGGGGCGGCGGGACCTGTTGCTGCGGGGCGGGCTGGTCGTCGCCGCCTCGCTGGCCGCCGCCGGTGCGGGCTCCTTGCTGCTGCGCCGGCGAGGGGCGGTGGCCGACGCGCGGGCGTCGTTCCCGGTGCCGCGTCCGCCCACCACGGCCGTACCACCCGGTGCCGATCTGCACATCCGCGACCTGACCCCGTGGCGTACTCCGAACGACGTCTTCTACCGCATCGACACCGCGCTGTCGGTGCCCGTGGTCGACCCGGCGACCTGGCGGTTGCGCATCCACGGCCTGGTCGACCACCCGCTCGACCTCACCGTCGCCGACCTGCGCAGCCGGCGGATCGTGCACCGTTGGGTGACGCTGACCTGCGTGAGCAACGAGGTCGGCGGGGATCTTGCCGGCAATGCGCTGTGGACCGGCGTACTCCTGTCCGACCTGCTGAGGGAGGCCCGCGTCCGGCCCGGCGCGGACGCGGTGAAGTCGACGTCGGCGGACGGCTGGACGTGCGGCACGCCGTTGTCGGCGCTCACCGACGGCAGGCCGGCGATGCTGGCGTTCGGGATGAACGGCGCGCCGCTGCCGCTGGAGCACGGTTTCCCGGTGCGGATGGTGGTGCCGGGCCTGTACGGCTACGTCTCGGCCACCAAGTGGGTGGTCGACATCGAGGTGACGAGGTTCGACCGGTTCCAGGCGTACTGGACGACCCGCGGCTGGTCGGAGCGGGGGCCGATCAAGACCGCCTCCCGGATCGACGTACCGGCGAGCGGTGCGAACGTGCCGGCGGGCGCGGTCACCGTCGCCGGGGTGGCCTGGGCCCAGCACCGCGGCATCTCCCGGGTCGAGGTCCGCGCAGGCGGCGGCCCCTGGCAGGTCGCGCGGCTGGCCGGGCAGCCGACCAGGGACTCCTGGCGGCAGTGGACCTGGACCTGGCAGGCGCCGACGGGTACGCACCGGGTGCAGGTGCGGGCGTTCGACGGCACCGGGCAGGTGCAGGCCGCGGCGGTCGCCCCGCCCGCGCCGAACGGCGCCTCCGGCTACCACACGATCGAGGTCACGGTGGGCTGA
- the thpR gene encoding RNA 2',3'-cyclic phosphodiesterase, protein MRLFVAVVPPPAVLDDLAGEVARVRERLTSDGPDDNFRWSLREQWHLTLAFLGGVPDSARGDLHRRLGRAAGRCPPLRLRVAGGGGFGSARRARVLWAGIDGDLRPLRALAGSVSAAARRCGLDVREGRFRPHLTLARLREPADVRQVTATLAGYAGPEWVADRLELVASHLGQGEGRHSRYETVADWPLTGPSDPRTAEG, encoded by the coding sequence ATGAGGTTGTTCGTCGCGGTGGTCCCGCCGCCCGCGGTGCTCGACGACCTGGCCGGCGAGGTCGCCCGGGTCCGCGAGCGGTTGACGTCGGACGGGCCGGACGACAACTTTCGCTGGTCGCTGCGGGAGCAGTGGCACCTCACCCTGGCCTTCCTGGGTGGGGTGCCGGACTCCGCCCGCGGCGACCTCCACCGTCGTCTTGGGCGGGCCGCCGGACGGTGCCCGCCGCTCCGGCTTCGAGTCGCCGGTGGCGGGGGCTTCGGCTCGGCCCGCCGGGCGAGGGTTCTGTGGGCCGGGATCGACGGTGACCTGCGCCCGTTGCGGGCGCTGGCGGGTTCGGTGTCGGCCGCTGCCCGCCGCTGCGGTCTGGACGTACGCGAAGGGCGGTTCAGGCCCCACCTGACTCTCGCCCGGCTGCGCGAACCAGCCGACGTACGGCAGGTGACGGCCACGCTCGCCGGCTACGCCGGACCGGAGTGGGTCGCCGACCGGCTCGAACTCGTGGCCTCCCACCTCGGTCAGGGCGAGGGCCGGCACTCGCGGTACGAGACGGTCGCCGACTGGCCGCTCACCGGCCCGTCCGACCCCAGGACCGCGGAGGGGTAG